One genomic segment of Candidatus Baltobacteraceae bacterium includes these proteins:
- a CDS encoding flagellin, whose amino-acid sequence NGFDNVKITLGAFTTADVGTTAYIKVSQNVAALTNPNNPAFNFQSGAYEGDVIQVGIEATNTSTLRISNVNLAISSSGNPSLGAEDTIGQIDNALQRLLNQQAQLGAVVVRLNIDEDSDNVAATNLQAAESNIRDLNVGQATTEFTKLQILVQVGTSVLAQSNANAQSVLTLFR is encoded by the coding sequence AACGGCTTCGACAACGTCAAGATCACGCTTGGCGCGTTCACGACTGCCGACGTCGGTACGACGGCGTACATCAAGGTCAGCCAGAACGTGGCAGCCTTGACGAACCCGAACAACCCGGCGTTCAACTTCCAGTCGGGGGCCTACGAAGGCGACGTCATCCAAGTCGGGATCGAAGCGACGAATACCTCGACCTTGCGTATCTCGAACGTCAACCTCGCGATCTCGTCCTCCGGAAACCCGTCACTGGGTGCCGAGGACACGATCGGTCAGATCGACAACGCGCTGCAGCGTCTGCTCAACCAGCAGGCTCAACTCGGTGCGGTGGTCGTGCGCTTGAACATCGACGAGGACAGCGACAACGTTGCAGCCACCAACCTGCAAGCTGCCGAGTCGAACATCCGCGACCTCAACGTCGGTCAGGCGACGACGGAGTTCACGAAGCTGCAGATCCTGGTGCAGGTCGGCACCTCGGTCTTGGCTCAGAGCAACGCCAACGCGCAATCGGTCCTAACGCTCTTCCGATAA
- a CDS encoding glycosyltransferase, producing MPIHVRSKRRSASVPLQQSAVRSKQGDLPFGLPRPASDRVQKPPGISLCMIVKNEERFLEQCLESAKDVVDEMIVVDTGSTDRTVEIAKSYGAVVVERPWRDDFAWARNQALELATKRWILVLDADEELTPESKPALMQLKDVPAEHTAVWARINNKADDYRGTGSMSHALVRIFPNAQEIRYAGLIHEFPTIGGDRNGLKAVIAQVSIVHHGYVKEIVHQREKGARNLAMVRAAAAAEPDDPFHWFNLGTTAFLVEDYEMARDALEKMRAMVGNERRGFMPNGLSVLAETYCDKLGMPEEGERVARHALVITPNYANAHFQLGKALVAQGRLDEAREAYLAAIDDRNHASHQFVLDDQVYIWKAQSELGSTYVLEKNDEKAIKWFEKGLKNAPQAEPLHINRARALERLGKFDEAEKGYRSVYELHRSDDSGIEYVNFLLRRQREREALAVIEECYPSCVPSKAVPLLMAGAAVAKRMGSADDERYLLEAARLMPWSAEILDPLEALLHERGKDSEIASLIEREERESPVTASDFARRARRAIAAGRSAEGLELARGGLEKDPEQPLLRYAAAAAHAQLGEDDAAIEMLNAIGEAPPPLQVAIFTLKANLLRTRGRVDEGIDSIRRALEIDRGNEDAMRAALELSACCLREQRFADAAAIADFALQRS from the coding sequence ATGCCGATTCACGTCCGCTCGAAGCGGCGCAGCGCGTCCGTTCCGCTCCAGCAGAGCGCGGTTAGATCCAAGCAGGGCGACCTGCCGTTCGGTCTGCCGCGCCCGGCGTCCGATCGCGTGCAGAAACCGCCCGGCATCAGTCTCTGCATGATCGTCAAGAACGAAGAGCGGTTTCTCGAGCAATGCCTTGAGAGCGCCAAGGACGTCGTCGACGAGATGATCGTCGTCGATACCGGCTCTACCGACCGGACCGTTGAGATTGCCAAATCCTACGGCGCGGTTGTGGTCGAACGCCCCTGGCGCGACGACTTCGCATGGGCGCGCAATCAGGCGTTGGAGCTGGCGACCAAGCGTTGGATTCTCGTGCTCGATGCCGACGAGGAGTTGACCCCCGAATCGAAACCGGCACTCATGCAGCTCAAGGACGTTCCGGCCGAGCACACCGCGGTATGGGCGCGCATAAACAACAAAGCCGACGACTATCGGGGAACGGGCTCGATGTCGCACGCGCTCGTGCGCATCTTTCCCAACGCGCAAGAGATTCGGTACGCGGGCTTGATCCACGAGTTTCCGACGATCGGCGGCGACCGCAACGGTTTGAAGGCCGTCATTGCGCAGGTGAGCATCGTTCACCACGGATACGTCAAGGAGATCGTGCACCAGCGCGAAAAAGGCGCGCGGAATCTGGCGATGGTTCGTGCCGCCGCCGCAGCCGAGCCCGACGACCCATTCCACTGGTTCAATCTCGGCACGACCGCGTTTTTGGTCGAAGACTACGAGATGGCGCGAGACGCGTTGGAGAAAATGCGCGCGATGGTCGGCAACGAGCGCCGCGGTTTTATGCCCAACGGTCTCTCGGTGCTGGCCGAAACGTATTGCGACAAACTGGGAATGCCCGAAGAAGGCGAACGGGTTGCACGTCACGCGTTGGTGATTACGCCGAATTATGCAAACGCCCACTTTCAGCTGGGCAAAGCATTGGTCGCGCAAGGAAGGCTCGACGAGGCGCGGGAGGCATATCTCGCCGCGATCGACGACCGAAACCACGCATCGCACCAGTTCGTCTTGGACGATCAGGTCTACATTTGGAAAGCGCAGAGCGAACTGGGCTCGACGTACGTTCTCGAGAAGAACGACGAGAAAGCGATCAAGTGGTTCGAGAAAGGGTTGAAGAACGCGCCCCAAGCGGAGCCGCTGCACATCAACCGCGCACGCGCGCTCGAACGATTGGGAAAGTTCGATGAAGCGGAGAAAGGGTACCGCAGCGTCTACGAGCTGCATCGAAGCGACGACTCGGGTATCGAGTACGTGAACTTCTTGTTGCGGCGCCAGCGCGAACGTGAGGCGCTCGCCGTCATCGAGGAGTGTTACCCGTCGTGCGTGCCGTCCAAAGCCGTACCGCTGCTGATGGCGGGTGCCGCCGTCGCAAAGCGTATGGGCTCGGCCGACGACGAACGCTATCTCCTCGAAGCGGCGAGGTTGATGCCCTGGTCGGCCGAGATCCTCGATCCACTCGAAGCCCTGCTGCACGAGCGCGGGAAAGACTCGGAGATCGCGTCGCTCATCGAGCGCGAGGAGCGCGAGTCGCCGGTGACGGCGTCCGACTTTGCCCGCCGGGCGCGCAGAGCGATCGCCGCCGGCCGATCCGCCGAAGGTTTGGAGCTCGCGCGCGGAGGCCTCGAAAAGGATCCCGAACAGCCGCTGTTGCGATACGCGGCCGCCGCCGCGCACGCGCAGCTGGGCGAAGACGACGCCGCGATCGAGATGTTGAACGCGATTGGGGAAGCGCCGCCGCCGCTGCAGGTTGCCATATTCACCCTAAAGGCAAATCTTTTGCGTACCCGCGGACGCGTCGACGAGGGCATCGACTCCATTCGGCGGGCGCTCGAAATCGATCGCGGCAACGAAGACGCGATGCGTGCCGCACTGGAGCTCTCCGCGTGCTGCCTGCGCGAGCAACGCTTTGCCGACGCCGCGGCGATCGCGGACTTCGCGTTGCAACGGAGCTGA
- a CDS encoding glycosyltransferase family 2 protein has product MLPARATLCRRRGDRGLRVATELSFLDYSIVIPVFNKASLTRHCLQTLRPSLDGAGEGEIIVVDNASTDETPEMLAEFPWIRLIRNEKNLGFAGANNQAAREARGKYLVLLNNDTQGLEGWLAAMLETAAQPDVGIVGARLLYPNDTIQHAGVVIAPLLFGRAGLAPYHYAWKAAANAPNVGERHEYQIVTGACMVTPRELYDRVGGLDEVYWNGYEDVDYCLKVRAEGLKVIYEPKATLYHFESQSGVQRFRKVSWNIHTLAERWTGAVAFDSNSRNVENGEIPVLQRDENAAMVTLLTPTPPADLIVHGEIDKELRRELEVSLRACRSPIAAIDFCDSSEALARARDAMQIRGERFLVLIDARCRLTTGWLDEMVAQTAAPTNVAAVTSVPELPYGENVVTLAADARCTLLSLKQFPQHLELGDFDTLGGAVADLLLRCVEFERATRGVTKSIGSIPPGAEDASFHAAAARALTSVFDTDPGAIESVLRSRENAAVPLVSIVMLSWNAPAFTKKALESIYSRTREPYEVVIVDNGSGAETLEMLRAIDDPHVRVVYNSTNRGFSGGNNDGIVASRGRYVVFLNNDVIVTEGWLDSLTAPFRHSPGIGVTAPRSNKVVGHQQLADAVYQSEEGMIAFAQRRRELNEERGYFADRAIGLCLCVDRRVLDQVGGFDERFALGNFEDDDFCIRVRAAGYGIFICDDAFIHHFGSASFAANNVDYTKTMHANWTRFAEKWGFSREFPVNGYHPRRAIAKGFDRSTHFAPLPVEAASGESDLPAGVRMVFCAEVHEERDWARTAEFLKRFARSFTIDDGAMLAIGAFGSESAETLAARVRRIFARAGVDPERSGYVEISDEDRAEQWRRRFEHVRAIDLPALNDRSPSALRRLVKESS; this is encoded by the coding sequence GTGCTGCCTGCGCGAGCAACGCTTTGCCGACGCCGCGGCGATCGCGGACTTCGCGTTGCAACGGAGCTGAGCTTTTTGGACTACTCGATCGTCATACCGGTTTTCAATAAAGCGTCCCTGACTCGACACTGTTTGCAAACGCTTCGTCCGTCCCTCGATGGCGCCGGCGAGGGCGAGATCATCGTCGTCGACAACGCTTCGACCGACGAAACGCCGGAAATGCTTGCGGAGTTTCCTTGGATCCGGTTGATTCGTAACGAGAAAAATCTCGGCTTCGCCGGCGCCAACAACCAAGCCGCAAGAGAGGCGCGCGGCAAGTATCTCGTGCTGCTCAACAACGATACGCAAGGGTTGGAGGGATGGCTTGCGGCGATGCTGGAGACGGCGGCGCAGCCGGACGTCGGCATCGTCGGCGCGCGGCTCCTCTATCCGAACGATACCATCCAACACGCGGGCGTCGTTATCGCGCCGCTGCTGTTTGGCCGCGCGGGATTGGCGCCGTACCATTACGCGTGGAAGGCCGCTGCGAACGCTCCGAACGTCGGCGAGCGTCACGAGTACCAAATCGTTACCGGCGCGTGCATGGTGACCCCGCGCGAGTTGTACGATCGGGTCGGAGGCTTGGACGAAGTCTATTGGAACGGCTATGAAGACGTCGATTACTGCCTCAAGGTTCGCGCTGAAGGACTCAAGGTGATCTACGAGCCGAAGGCGACACTGTACCACTTTGAGTCGCAGTCGGGCGTTCAACGCTTTCGCAAGGTGTCGTGGAACATTCATACCTTGGCCGAGCGATGGACCGGTGCCGTCGCGTTTGACTCCAACTCGCGCAACGTGGAAAACGGCGAAATTCCGGTACTCCAACGCGATGAAAATGCGGCGATGGTTACTCTTCTAACGCCGACGCCGCCCGCGGACCTGATCGTGCATGGGGAGATCGATAAAGAGCTGCGGCGCGAGCTTGAAGTCTCGCTGCGAGCCTGTCGTTCGCCCATCGCCGCAATCGACTTTTGCGACTCGTCGGAGGCGCTCGCTCGGGCGCGCGACGCAATGCAGATACGAGGCGAGCGGTTTTTAGTGCTGATCGACGCACGTTGCCGCTTGACGACCGGGTGGCTTGACGAAATGGTGGCGCAGACCGCCGCCCCGACGAACGTTGCAGCGGTCACGAGCGTGCCGGAACTTCCGTATGGCGAAAACGTCGTTACGCTTGCCGCCGACGCCCGCTGCACGCTCCTCTCGCTCAAGCAGTTCCCGCAACACCTAGAACTGGGCGATTTCGACACTCTGGGCGGCGCGGTGGCCGACCTGCTCTTGCGTTGCGTCGAGTTCGAGAGGGCCACGCGCGGCGTTACGAAGTCAATCGGTAGTATACCGCCCGGCGCCGAGGACGCTTCCTTTCACGCGGCCGCAGCGCGCGCGCTGACCTCGGTTTTCGACACCGATCCCGGAGCGATCGAAAGCGTGCTTCGATCTCGCGAGAACGCGGCTGTGCCCCTCGTTTCGATCGTCATGCTCAGCTGGAACGCGCCTGCGTTTACGAAGAAGGCTCTCGAATCGATTTACAGCCGTACGCGCGAACCGTATGAGGTGGTGATCGTCGACAACGGATCGGGCGCCGAAACGCTGGAGATGCTGCGCGCGATAGACGACCCGCACGTGCGGGTCGTCTATAATTCGACCAATCGGGGTTTTTCCGGCGGAAACAACGACGGCATCGTCGCATCGCGCGGCCGGTACGTCGTGTTTCTCAACAACGACGTGATCGTGACGGAAGGGTGGCTCGATAGCCTAACGGCGCCGTTTCGTCATTCCCCCGGAATCGGCGTCACCGCGCCGCGAAGCAATAAGGTCGTAGGACACCAACAGCTTGCCGACGCGGTGTATCAGTCTGAAGAAGGCATGATCGCGTTCGCACAGCGGCGACGGGAGCTCAACGAGGAGCGGGGATACTTCGCCGACCGGGCAATAGGCTTGTGCTTGTGCGTGGATCGCCGCGTCCTCGACCAAGTCGGCGGTTTCGACGAGCGCTTCGCACTGGGCAACTTCGAAGACGACGATTTCTGCATTCGCGTCCGCGCCGCGGGATACGGAATTTTTATCTGCGACGATGCGTTCATTCACCATTTCGGCAGTGCGTCGTTCGCCGCAAATAACGTCGATTACACCAAGACCATGCACGCAAATTGGACGCGCTTCGCGGAAAAGTGGGGATTTTCAAGGGAGTTTCCGGTCAACGGCTACCACCCGCGCCGCGCGATCGCTAAGGGATTCGATCGCTCGACGCACTTCGCGCCGCTGCCGGTCGAAGCGGCGAGCGGCGAATCCGATCTGCCTGCGGGCGTGCGAATGGTCTTCTGCGCCGAGGTGCACGAAGAGCGCGATTGGGCCAGAACTGCGGAGTTTCTCAAGCGCTTTGCGCGTTCGTTTACCATTGACGACGGCGCAATGTTGGCAATCGGGGCTTTCGGGTCCGAAAGCGCGGAAACGCTTGCCGCCAGGGTTCGGCGGATTTTTGCGCGGGCCGGCGTCGACCCGGAACGGTCCGGATACGTGGAGATCAGCGATGAAGATCGCGCCGAGCAATGGCGCCGGCGATTCGAGCACGTGCGCGCGATCGACTTGCCGGCGTTGAACGATCGGAGCCCAAGCGCCTTGAGGCGCTTGGTGAAGGAGTCTTCGTGA